The following are from one region of the Arachis duranensis cultivar V14167 chromosome 10, aradu.V14167.gnm2.J7QH, whole genome shotgun sequence genome:
- the LOC107469297 gene encoding high mobility group B protein 6-like yields the protein MQTQAQTHTPISIPPKPRPRSGRTPLQPKNNSPADLRPKPKPKPESEPLCEITPVRDKENRIIAITAAAEATLPPHTAAALAPVQVQLPEVSSLAEELSAIKKKVERMRIDKEKTETALKEKDAKLDAMMKELEDRGEVQKKFEIEVDRLFRLKELKYRCMRVSPMRTLREKEHGKIVNEAAPSSQSQSQSEEKSKNEETTSFECESELEECEVQSPGSACSQTDTNTQQKS from the exons ATGCAAACGCAAGCGCAAACTCACACTCCGATTTCCATACCTCCGAAACCTCGGCCGCGATCAGGCCGGACACCACTCCAGCCGAAGAACAACTCGCCCGCCGATCTCCGGCCGAAGCCCAAGCCCAAGCCCGAATCTGAACCACTCTGCGAGATCACACCAGTCCGCGACAAGGAGAACCGTATTATCGCGATCACCGCCGCAGCGGAAGCTACTCTTCCTCCTCATACTGCGGCTGCGTTGGCTCCGGTGCAAGTGCAACTCCCCGAGGTGTCGTCGCTGGCGGAGGAGCTGAGCGCGATCAAGAAGAAGGTGGAGAGGATGAGGATCGATAAGGAGAAGACGGAGACAGCGCTGAAGGAGAAGGACGCGAAGCTCGACGCCATGATGAAGGAGCTCGAAGACAGAGGAGAGGTTCAGAAGAAGTTCGAGATTGAGGTTGATCGCTTGTTCCGCTTGAAGGAGCTCAAATATCGCTgcatg AGAGTTTCTCCGATGAGAACATTGAGAGAGAAGGAACATGGAAAGATCGTTAATGAAGCTGCTCCATCGTCGCAATCTCAATCTCAATCAGAG GAGAAGAGTAAAAATGAggaaacgacgtcgtttgaGTGCGAATCTGAATTGGAGGAGTGTGAAGTGCAGAGTCCCGGTTCGGCTTGTTCACAAACTGATACTAACACACAGCAAAAATCATAA
- the LOC107469286 gene encoding uncharacterized protein LOC107469286: MDIDLKGGKFTWFSNPRNGFVTRERLDRVLVNWNWRRLYQNVTLTALPAIGSDHCPLVLRLEPREKFERHFKFEAYWEDHEDCEKIIKQGWEKNENKRNKWEKLQGKFKSCKKELEQ; this comes from the coding sequence ATGGACATTGATCTTAAGGGAGGAAAATTCACATGGTTTAGCAATCCTAGGAATGGGTTCGTCACAAGAGAAAGACTAGACAGGGTGCTTGTCAACTGGAATTGGAGGAGATTATATCAGAATGTAACCCTTACAGCCCTCCCGGCGATAGGATCAGATCATTGCCCTTTGGTTTTAAGGCTGGAACCGAGAGAGAAATTTGAACGCCACTTCAAGTTTGAAGCATATTGGGAAGATCACGAAGATTGTGAGAAGATCATTAAGCAAGGATGGGAAAAGAATGAGAATAAAAGGAATAAATGGGAAAAACTACAAGGAAAATTCAAGAGTTGCAAGAAGGAATTGGAGCAATAG